From Sphingopyxis sp. USTB-05, the proteins below share one genomic window:
- a CDS encoding NAD(P)-dependent alcohol dehydrogenase, protein MHGTAAILRKANQPFSIEAVKIDPPRAGEVLVRIRAVGICHTDMVFASGAMGSPFPLILGHEGAGVVEAVGEGVTKVRPGQKVLLTFNSCGQCGQCHGGDPAYCQEFVALNFACVRGDGSSCVHDEAGQVSARFFGQSSFASHAIADERNVIALPDDADLRTLAPLGCGIQTGVGAVLRSLKAQKGSSLVVLGGGAVGLSAVLGGKIAGCATIILIEPQEARRQLAMELGADHVIDPADGDTAEQVRALLPQGANNVVDTSGNVGAIFAALSMLAPHGALGLVGVPGSLDAALPLPIVPAITYGYTIKGIIEGDSDPDTFLPELIALHAAGKLPIERFSTIYPFDQINQAIADSHSGKCVKAILELPA, encoded by the coding sequence ATGCATGGCACCGCAGCAATCCTGCGCAAGGCGAACCAGCCCTTTTCGATCGAAGCGGTAAAAATCGATCCGCCGCGTGCCGGCGAGGTCCTTGTCCGAATCCGTGCGGTCGGCATCTGCCACACCGACATGGTTTTCGCCTCTGGCGCGATGGGATCACCCTTTCCCCTGATCCTCGGGCATGAAGGCGCGGGCGTCGTCGAAGCGGTTGGCGAAGGTGTGACCAAGGTCCGACCCGGCCAGAAGGTCCTGTTGACATTCAATTCCTGCGGGCAGTGCGGGCAATGCCACGGCGGCGATCCGGCCTATTGTCAGGAATTCGTCGCGCTCAACTTTGCCTGTGTTCGGGGCGATGGCAGTTCGTGTGTCCACGATGAAGCCGGCCAGGTTTCAGCAAGGTTCTTCGGGCAGTCGTCGTTCGCCTCACACGCAATTGCCGACGAGCGCAATGTGATCGCTCTCCCTGACGATGCTGACCTGAGGACCCTCGCGCCGCTCGGCTGCGGTATCCAGACCGGGGTTGGTGCCGTGCTGCGCTCGCTAAAGGCGCAGAAGGGATCGAGCCTGGTCGTCCTCGGCGGAGGCGCGGTGGGCCTTAGCGCGGTTCTGGGAGGCAAAATCGCTGGCTGTGCGACCATCATCCTGATCGAACCGCAGGAAGCGCGGCGGCAGCTGGCGATGGAACTGGGTGCGGATCATGTGATCGATCCGGCAGATGGCGACACGGCCGAGCAGGTCAGGGCCTTGCTACCGCAAGGCGCGAACAACGTGGTCGATACCAGCGGTAATGTCGGGGCGATTTTTGCCGCGCTATCCATGCTGGCACCGCACGGCGCGCTGGGCCTGGTCGGCGTGCCCGGCAGCCTCGATGCGGCGCTGCCGCTGCCAATCGTGCCTGCCATAACCTATGGCTATACGATCAAAGGAATCATCGAGGGCGACAGCGATCCCGATACCTTCCTGCCCGAACTGATCGCGCTGCACGCTGCCGGAAAGCTGCCGATCGAGCGGTTCTCGACCATCTACCCGTTCGACCAGATCAACCAGGCGATTGCTGACAGCCATTCCGGCAAATGTGTGAAGGCGATCCTTGAACTCCCGGCTTGA